One Halichoerus grypus chromosome 1, mHalGry1.hap1.1, whole genome shotgun sequence genomic region harbors:
- the SMCO1 gene encoding single-pass membrane and coiled-coil domain-containing protein 1 produces MNNETTALISLKEAMKRVDHKLQALEAQFKELDCTKDGLTQRFEEHSKALTSQAAQDELWRAVLATKFTSMELNILYSYVIEVLICLHTRVLEKLPDLVRGLPTLASVLRRKVKNQRVRVVWESVLEECGLQEGDITALCTFFIAHGNKAEYYGAKVRQMYIRDVTFLITNMVKNQALQDSLLRAVQVIGKGKAARAPEEQKSSLKELIPSVRS; encoded by the exons ATGAACAATGAGACCACAGCCCTGATATCCTTGAAGGAGGCAATGAAAAG AGTAGACCACAAACTCCAAGCTTTAGAAGCACAGTTTAAAGAGCTGGACTGCACCAAGGATGGTCTGACCCAGAGATTTGAAGAGCATAGCAAGGCTCTGACAAGCCAGGCAGCCCAAGATGAGCTGTGGAGAGCAGTTCTGGCAACCAA ATTCACTTCAATGGAACTGAATATTTTATACAGCTACGTCATCGAAGTACTCATCTGCTTGCACACTCGTGTGCTTGAGAAGCTGCCAGACCTGGTGCGAGGTCTTCCCACCTTAGCCTCTGTCCTGAGACGAAAAGTCAAGAACCAGCGCGTTAGAGTCGTGTGGGAGTCTGTCCTGGAGGAGTGTGGGCTGCAAGAAGGAGATATCACAGCACTTTGTACCTTCTTTATCGCCCATGGTAACAAGGCAGAATACTATGGTGCTAAAGTGAGGCAGATGTATATCAGGGATGTCACTTTCCTGATCACTAACATGGTAAAGAACCAGGCTCTGCAGGATAGTTTGCTGAGGGCTGTGCAGGTCATTGGGAAGGGGAAAGCAGCGAGGGCCCCCGAAGAGCAAAAGTCATCCCTAAAAGAGTTGATACCATCAGTCAGAAGCTAA